A stretch of Gemmatimonas aurantiaca T-27 DNA encodes these proteins:
- a CDS encoding TonB-dependent receptor plug domain-containing protein produces the protein MSMHRPLVATTGARPTPSVRLTAVLLVGALAPTACAQKPAPAPESAPKSAPQSGDAHPDALPDARPETRADAPADRSRPADAPSTGHDARGTTLDARDIRDQAVSRVEELFVGRFPGVQVYQTPSGLEVRIRGATSLLGNGEPLYVVDDMVMTPGTGGLVAINPRDVARIEVLKDAVSLAEYGVRGANGVVRITTKRHE, from the coding sequence ATGTCGATGCACCGTCCGCTCGTTGCCACCACCGGAGCCCGGCCAACTCCTTCCGTCAGGCTCACGGCGGTATTGCTGGTCGGCGCACTCGCCCCCACGGCCTGCGCGCAAAAGCCAGCACCGGCCCCTGAGTCCGCGCCCAAGTCTGCACCACAATCCGGCGACGCGCATCCCGATGCCCTTCCCGATGCTCGTCCCGAGACCCGCGCCGACGCACCCGCCGATCGCAGCCGCCCGGCCGACGCCCCTTCCACCGGGCACGACGCTCGCGGCACCACACTCGATGCCCGCGACATCCGCGATCAGGCGGTGTCCCGCGTCGAAGAGCTCTTCGTGGGTCGATTCCCCGGTGTTCAGGTCTACCAGACCCCGAGTGGTCTCGAGGTGCGCATTCGCGGCGCCACCTCCCTCCTCGGCAACGGTGAACCGCTCTACGTGGTCGACGACATGGTCATGACACCGGGCACCGGCGGACTCGTCGCCATCAACCCGCGTGACGTGGCCCGGATCGAAGTGCTGAAAGACGCGGTATCACTCGCCGAGTACGGGGTACGTGGAGCCAACGGCGTCGTCCGTATCACCACCAAACGCCACGAGTGA
- a CDS encoding VOC family protein — protein MGVSSHDMFGGAAVPQPAVAGSYGEAPPGYRLPASLRLGPVHLQVSNLDRSLAWYSQVLGLSELRRAGDLVELGFAGAREPLVILETRPGTKVTRPGSRLGLYHFAILLPDRPALGRFVQHLSDIGARAGASDHLVSEALYLHDPDGLGIEVYADRPRSEWKRSGRELMMATDPFNFPSVVAAARGEPWTGMPAGTVMGHLHLHVGDLARGAQFYHAALGFDRIVWRYPGALFLGAGGYHHHLGTNTWAEGAAGPREDEARLLSWNVVVPEPAEVEASLIGGGFEGRNGEFADPWGTVVKVTGGGGSG, from the coding sequence ATGGGCGTATCCAGTCATGACATGTTCGGTGGCGCTGCGGTGCCACAGCCGGCGGTGGCCGGCAGCTACGGTGAGGCTCCCCCGGGCTATCGGTTGCCGGCGTCGCTCCGTTTGGGGCCGGTGCATCTCCAGGTATCCAATCTCGATCGGTCGCTGGCCTGGTACAGCCAGGTGCTCGGTCTGTCGGAGCTGCGTCGGGCGGGCGATCTGGTGGAGCTGGGGTTTGCCGGCGCGCGTGAGCCGCTGGTGATTCTCGAGACGCGGCCGGGCACCAAGGTCACCAGACCGGGGTCGCGATTGGGGCTCTACCACTTTGCCATTCTGCTTCCCGACCGACCGGCGCTGGGGCGGTTCGTGCAGCATCTGTCCGACATCGGGGCACGGGCAGGGGCGAGCGATCATCTGGTCAGCGAGGCGCTGTACCTGCACGATCCGGATGGTCTGGGCATCGAGGTGTATGCCGACCGTCCGCGCTCGGAATGGAAGCGTTCGGGACGTGAGCTGATGATGGCCACCGATCCGTTCAACTTCCCGTCAGTGGTGGCGGCGGCGCGTGGCGAACCGTGGACGGGGATGCCGGCGGGCACGGTCATGGGTCACCTGCACCTGCACGTGGGAGACCTGGCCCGAGGGGCACAGTTCTATCACGCGGCACTCGGTTTCGACCGGATCGTGTGGCGGTACCCGGGGGCGCTGTTCCTGGGCGCGGGAGGGTACCACCACCATCTGGGCACCAACACCTGGGCCGAAGGGGCCGCGGGGCCACGCGAGGATGAGGCGCGGCTGCTGTCGTGGAATGTGGTGGTGCCGGAGCCGGCGGAGGTGGAGGCGAGCCTGATCGGGGGAGGGTTCGAGGGGAGGAACGGGGAGTTTGCGGATCCTTGGGGGACGGTGGTGAAGGTGACGGGGGGAGGCGGGAGCGGGTGA